A part of Geothrix oryzae genomic DNA contains:
- a CDS encoding cold-shock protein, with protein sequence MAQGTVKWFNAEKGFGFITPDEGGADLFVHHTAIQGGGFRTLDENQRVSFEVAQGQKGPQATNVQKI encoded by the coding sequence ATGGCTCAAGGCACCGTCAAGTGGTTCAACGCCGAAAAGGGCTTCGGATTCATCACCCCCGACGAGGGCGGCGCTGATCTCTTCGTCCACCACACCGCCATCCAGGGCGGCGGCTTCCGTACCCTGGACGAGAATCAGCGCGTCAGCTTCGAAGTCGCCCAGGGCCAGAAGGGCCCCCAGGCGACCAACGTTCAGAAGATCTAG
- a CDS encoding efflux RND transporter periplasmic adaptor subunit — protein MPFRCLIVSSALILGAVPARAGALLEGRVLPYRQVEVSAPVSSRITEMRVKEGEVVKAGQPLALLYGKLEELEMQRAKALLERREFEARGAKRLYDNKVIPEARALESRIDLELARLQYETAAEQVRIRTIVAPMDGVVVTRHHEEGEAVSGGQPMFRLMDLSRVVIQCAASQDALAALAPGRRVSVRFPDPGGSASAEGEVVLVDPCTDAAGKVRVKVVVANPEGRIRAGLRAQVLAPEGP, from the coding sequence ATGCCATTCCGATGCCTTATCGTCTCTTCGGCCCTGATCCTCGGGGCGGTTCCCGCCAGGGCGGGGGCCTTGCTTGAAGGGCGGGTGCTGCCCTACCGCCAGGTGGAGGTCAGTGCGCCGGTTTCGAGCCGGATCACGGAGATGCGCGTGAAGGAGGGTGAGGTCGTGAAGGCGGGCCAGCCCCTGGCCCTGCTCTACGGGAAGCTGGAGGAACTGGAGATGCAGCGGGCCAAGGCCCTGCTGGAGCGCCGGGAGTTCGAGGCCAGGGGGGCCAAGCGCCTCTACGACAACAAGGTCATTCCCGAGGCCAGGGCCCTGGAATCGCGCATCGATCTGGAGCTGGCGCGCCTTCAATACGAGACGGCGGCGGAGCAGGTGAGGATCCGCACCATCGTGGCTCCCATGGATGGGGTGGTGGTGACCCGCCATCACGAGGAGGGCGAGGCGGTCTCCGGGGGCCAGCCGATGTTCCGCCTCATGGATCTGAGCCGGGTGGTGATCCAGTGTGCCGCGAGTCAAGACGCTCTCGCCGCGCTCGCACCCGGGCGGAGAGTCTCGGTGCGCTTCCCCGACCCCGGGGGTTCCGCGAGCGCCGAGGGAGAGGTGGTCCTGGTGGATCCCTGCACGGATGCGGCAGGCAAAGTCCGCGTGAAGGTGGTGGTGGCGAATCCGGAGGGACGGATCCGTGCCGGGCTCCGGGCCCAGGTACTGGCCCCCGAAGGTCCCTGA
- the bioB gene encoding biotin synthase BioB has product MSMTPGDIRAIHDLPVPELLYRAATAHRQHWNAEEIQFCTLDSIKTGACPEDCAYCPQSARYQTDLKVEPLKDVQKVLAGAAEAKANGSTRYCMGAAWREVKDDANFDAVLDMVQGVSTMGMEVCVTLGMLNEPQAKRLKAAGCQVYNHNIDSSRDFYETIIHTRKFDERLETIQAVRAAGLEVCSGGIVGMGETVDQRIHFLQELTELEPAPESIPINQFVAVDGTPLADVDPLPPLELVRMIATARILFPKSRIRLSAGRTQMSDELQALCFFAGANSIFTGEKLLTTPNPGGNHDHWLLNALGMRVEGAPARV; this is encoded by the coding sequence ATGTCCATGACGCCCGGCGACATCCGCGCCATCCACGATCTGCCGGTTCCCGAGCTTCTGTACCGGGCCGCCACGGCCCACCGGCAGCACTGGAATGCCGAAGAGATCCAGTTCTGCACGCTGGATTCCATCAAGACCGGCGCCTGTCCCGAGGACTGCGCCTACTGCCCCCAGAGCGCCCGCTACCAGACCGACTTGAAGGTCGAGCCGCTGAAGGATGTCCAGAAGGTCCTGGCGGGGGCCGCCGAGGCCAAGGCGAACGGTTCCACCCGCTACTGCATGGGCGCCGCCTGGCGCGAGGTGAAGGACGACGCGAACTTCGACGCGGTGTTGGACATGGTGCAGGGCGTGTCCACCATGGGCATGGAGGTCTGCGTCACCCTCGGCATGCTCAACGAGCCCCAGGCCAAGCGCCTGAAGGCCGCCGGCTGCCAGGTCTACAACCACAACATCGACAGCAGCCGCGACTTCTACGAGACCATCATCCACACCCGCAAGTTCGACGAGCGCCTGGAGACCATCCAGGCCGTGCGCGCCGCGGGGCTCGAAGTCTGTTCCGGCGGCATCGTGGGCATGGGCGAGACGGTGGATCAGCGCATTCACTTCCTGCAGGAGCTGACGGAGCTGGAGCCCGCTCCGGAGAGCATCCCCATCAACCAGTTCGTGGCCGTGGACGGCACGCCCCTGGCGGATGTGGATCCCCTGCCCCCGCTGGAGCTGGTGCGCATGATCGCCACGGCCCGCATTCTCTTCCCCAAGAGCCGCATCCGGCTCAGCGCCGGCCGCACGCAGATGAGCGACGAGCTGCAGGCCCTCTGCTTCTTCGCGGGCGCCAACAGCATCTTCACCGGCGAAAAGCTGCTCACCACCCCCAACCCTGGCGGCAACCACGACCACTGGCTGCTGAACGCCCTGGGCATGCGGGTGGAGGGCGCCCCGGCCCGGGTGTGA
- a CDS encoding CDGSH iron-sulfur domain-containing protein: MSDSKPHIAQKGPYQVEVEAGKTYHWCACGHSQKQPFCDGSHKGGPFTPMAYTADVTGTKWFCGCKQSGTKPMCDGTHKKL; this comes from the coding sequence ATGTCGGATTCGAAGCCCCACATCGCCCAGAAGGGCCCCTACCAGGTGGAGGTCGAGGCGGGCAAGACCTACCACTGGTGCGCCTGCGGCCACAGCCAGAAGCAGCCCTTCTGTGATGGCTCCCACAAGGGCGGCCCCTTCACGCCCATGGCCTACACCGCCGATGTGACCGGAACCAAGTGGTTCTGCGGCTGCAAGCAGAGCGGCACCAAGCCCATGTGCGACGGGACCCACAAGAAGCTCTGA
- a CDS encoding cytochrome c3 family protein, whose translation MNPRRIAALGVLGLLVAGICAGQERPLVAPHAKAKVICTDCHQKEKPTTAAVPDEACMVCHGDYPAMKALTKDAKPNPHASPHDPILCTECHRQHKPPVVKCLECHEGKFTFKIK comes from the coding sequence ATGAATCCTCGTCGGATCGCCGCTTTGGGGGTGCTAGGCCTCCTGGTTGCAGGGATCTGCGCCGGGCAGGAGCGGCCGCTGGTCGCTCCCCACGCCAAGGCGAAGGTGATCTGCACCGACTGTCACCAGAAGGAGAAGCCCACCACGGCGGCGGTGCCGGACGAGGCCTGCATGGTCTGTCACGGTGACTACCCGGCCATGAAGGCGCTGACGAAGGATGCCAAGCCCAACCCCCACGCCTCGCCGCACGACCCGATCCTTTGCACGGAATGCCACCGGCAGCACAAGCCGCCGGTGGTGAAGTGCCTGGAATGCCATGAGGGGAAGTTCACCTTCAAGATCAAGTGA
- a CDS encoding alpha-ketoacid dehydrogenase subunit alpha/beta has translation MAAHLDLSAPSTTLTREQRVGLYRTIYAARRIDDKEITGKRQNKVYFQINGVGHEAVQAAAAMVFRPGHDWFFFYYRDRALAYGLGYTAKEMFLGSVGAVDDPASGGRQMPSHWGHKGLNIYTTSSPTGSQFLQAVGAVEAVVRAEQSGLTEALGIHSDEVALVTTGDGTCSQGEFWEAISNAVNLKAPVVFLVEDNGYAISTPSEVQYPGGNVAALVQGYEAHGLLILDEVDGCDPIASYEALKAAADHARARKGPALVRAKVIRPYSHSLSDDEQLYKSKAQREAEAQRDPVVTYAARLVAGGDLSEAQLQMLKEEVQVEIDAAWEEADAAPRPEPGSYYRHLYSEEVDPTSSDFDTEHASGDQATGAKTMIDLINATLKHEMARDPRILVFGEDVADASREEILGEVKGKGGVFKATHGLQKQFGAHRVFNSPLAEATIIGRAIGLSARGLKPVVEIQFFDYIWPAMQQLRDELANIRWRSNGAFKSPMVVRVPIAGYLMGGATYHSQCGESTFTHIPGLRVVCPSTALDAAGLLRTAIRCDDPVLFLEPKHLYRQTHNKGNDPGPDFMIPFGKARTVREGSSLSVITYGNTVHRAVQAAREAEKEGISVEILDLRTLNPYDWAAIERTVKKTHRVIVAHEDTLSWGYGSEIAARIADELFFHLDAPVRRVAAKDTWVAYYPALEDEILPQPKDFLEAYRKLISI, from the coding sequence TTGGCCGCCCACCTCGACCTGTCCGCACCCTCGACGACCCTGACCCGCGAGCAGCGGGTGGGGCTCTACCGCACGATCTACGCCGCCCGCCGCATCGACGACAAGGAGATCACGGGCAAGCGCCAGAACAAGGTCTACTTCCAGATCAACGGCGTGGGCCACGAGGCCGTGCAGGCCGCGGCCGCCATGGTGTTCCGCCCCGGCCACGACTGGTTCTTCTTCTACTACCGCGACCGGGCCCTGGCCTACGGGCTGGGCTACACGGCCAAGGAGATGTTCCTGGGCTCCGTGGGCGCTGTGGACGACCCCGCCAGCGGCGGCCGCCAGATGCCCAGCCACTGGGGGCACAAGGGCCTCAACATCTACACGACCTCCAGCCCGACCGGCAGCCAGTTCCTCCAGGCCGTGGGGGCCGTGGAGGCGGTGGTGCGCGCCGAGCAGAGCGGCCTCACCGAAGCGCTTGGCATCCATTCCGACGAGGTGGCCCTGGTCACCACGGGGGACGGCACCTGCAGCCAGGGCGAGTTCTGGGAGGCCATCAGCAACGCCGTGAACCTGAAGGCGCCCGTGGTCTTCCTGGTGGAGGACAACGGCTACGCCATCAGCACGCCCAGCGAGGTCCAGTATCCCGGCGGCAATGTGGCGGCCCTGGTCCAGGGCTACGAGGCTCACGGCCTGTTGATCCTGGACGAGGTGGACGGCTGCGACCCCATCGCCAGCTACGAGGCCCTGAAGGCCGCCGCGGACCATGCCCGGGCCCGCAAGGGGCCGGCCCTGGTGCGGGCCAAGGTCATCCGTCCCTACAGCCATTCGCTGTCCGACGACGAGCAGCTCTACAAGTCGAAGGCCCAGCGGGAGGCCGAGGCGCAGCGGGATCCGGTGGTCACCTACGCGGCCCGGCTGGTGGCGGGCGGCGACCTCAGCGAAGCCCAGCTGCAGATGCTGAAGGAAGAAGTCCAGGTCGAGATCGACGCGGCCTGGGAGGAGGCGGACGCCGCGCCGAGGCCCGAGCCCGGGAGCTATTACCGGCACCTCTACAGCGAGGAGGTCGATCCGACCTCCTCGGACTTCGATACCGAGCACGCCTCCGGTGATCAGGCCACGGGCGCCAAGACGATGATCGATCTCATCAACGCCACGCTGAAGCACGAGATGGCCCGGGATCCGCGCATCCTGGTCTTCGGCGAGGATGTGGCCGACGCCAGCCGGGAGGAAATCCTCGGCGAGGTGAAGGGCAAGGGCGGGGTCTTCAAGGCCACCCACGGCCTGCAGAAGCAGTTCGGCGCCCACCGCGTGTTCAATTCCCCCCTGGCAGAGGCCACCATCATCGGCCGCGCCATCGGGCTGTCCGCCCGGGGCCTCAAGCCCGTGGTGGAGATCCAGTTCTTCGACTACATCTGGCCGGCCATGCAGCAGCTCCGCGACGAGCTGGCCAACATTCGCTGGCGCTCCAACGGCGCCTTCAAGAGCCCCATGGTGGTGCGGGTGCCCATCGCGGGCTACCTCATGGGCGGGGCCACCTACCACAGCCAGTGCGGCGAAAGCACCTTCACGCACATTCCCGGCCTGCGCGTGGTCTGCCCCAGCACGGCCCTGGACGCCGCGGGTCTGCTGCGCACGGCCATCCGCTGCGACGATCCGGTACTCTTCCTGGAGCCCAAGCACCTCTACCGCCAGACCCACAACAAAGGCAACGACCCGGGGCCCGATTTCATGATCCCCTTCGGCAAGGCCCGCACGGTGCGGGAAGGGTCGAGCCTATCGGTCATCACCTACGGCAACACCGTCCACCGGGCCGTGCAGGCCGCCCGGGAGGCGGAGAAGGAGGGCATCTCCGTCGAGATCCTCGACCTCCGCACGCTGAATCCCTACGACTGGGCCGCCATCGAGCGCACGGTGAAGAAGACCCACCGCGTGATCGTGGCCCACGAGGACACCCTCAGCTGGGGCTACGGCAGCGAGATCGCGGCCCGCATCGCCGACGAGCTGTTCTTCCACCTGGACGCCCCCGTGCGCCGGGTGGCGGCCAAGGATACCTGGGTGGCCTACTACCCGGCCCTGGAGGACGAGATCCTGCCCCAGCCCAAGGATTTCCTTGAGGCCTATCGGAAGCTCATCTCCATCTGA
- a CDS encoding hemerythrin domain-containing protein: MQLIDDLRREHELIEQVLGSLRAFVTARLAGQGDPADGARFMAFFRRYAGDFHHHKEEEVLFRALAERAELPADRGPIAALTGEHRRMTGLLDGLEGLLAAPAPSAADLHRMEALAVDYSRSLWRHIDAENSVMFPEGEERLRRFHVRDLPSRPMTAEETLAWEAGKDLVAVHPPQHDAEVHRGDGCIACPSYGTTCDGLEAEWWTDLEWEEMWERQQGD; this comes from the coding sequence ATGCAGCTCATCGACGACCTCCGCCGGGAACACGAGCTCATCGAGCAGGTGCTGGGCTCCCTCCGGGCCTTCGTGACCGCCCGCCTGGCGGGTCAGGGCGATCCCGCCGACGGCGCCCGCTTCATGGCCTTCTTCCGGCGCTACGCCGGTGACTTCCACCACCACAAGGAGGAGGAGGTCCTCTTCCGCGCCCTGGCCGAGCGGGCCGAGCTCCCGGCGGATCGGGGACCCATCGCCGCGCTGACGGGCGAGCACCGGCGCATGACCGGCCTGCTGGACGGCCTGGAGGGCCTGCTGGCCGCGCCCGCGCCGTCGGCGGCGGACCTCCACCGCATGGAGGCCCTGGCGGTGGACTACAGCCGCTCCCTCTGGCGCCACATCGACGCCGAAAACTCCGTCATGTTCCCCGAAGGGGAGGAGCGCCTGCGGCGCTTCCATGTGCGGGACCTGCCCTCCCGCCCCATGACCGCGGAAGAAACCCTGGCCTGGGAGGCCGGGAAGGACCTGGTGGCCGTCCACCCGCCCCAGCACGACGCGGAAGTCCATCGGGGAGACGGCTGCATCGCCTGCCCCTCCTACGGCACCACCTGCGATGGCCTCGAAGCCGAGTGGTGGACTGACCTGGAGTGGGAAGAGATGTGGGAGCGGCAGCAGGGCGACTGA